From Cannabis sativa cultivar Pink pepper isolate KNU-18-1 chromosome 8, ASM2916894v1, whole genome shotgun sequence, a single genomic window includes:
- the LOC115700885 gene encoding uncharacterized protein LOC115700885, translating to MGVLVKVTDAILFVFFVIIALAAPLIDAQTCLPTSLIPDFLVELTSWYSREFGDYLVDERPHFYVGLLWLEFLFQWPLALINLYGILSAKSWFNTTCLIYGVSASTALAAILSEMIGSNKASDKLIMLHLPFLGFGVLATLRGLLPQSGKASPTVGKGPALARKKRA from the exons ATGGGAGTTTTGGTGAAAGTCACTGATGCGATACTGTTCGTGTTCTTTGTCATTATCGCGCTGGCAGCTCCGTTGATCGACGCGCAGACGTGTCTCCCGACGAGTCTTATCCCAGACTTCTTGGTGGAGCTCACTAGTTGGTATAGCCGTGAGTTCGGCGATTATCTGGTTGACGAGAGGCCTCATTTCTATGTCGGTCTTCTTTGGTTGGAGTTCCTTTTCCAATGGCCTCTCGCTCTCATCAATTTGTACGGTATTTTGAGTGCCAAGTCTTGGTTCAATACCACTTGTTTGATTTATGGCGTCTCAGCGTCTACCGCATTG GCTGCTATTTTATCAGAAATGATAGGGTCCAATAAAGCATCTGATAAGCTCATAATGTTGCACTTGCCTTTCTTGGGGTTTGGTGTCTTAGCGACGCTGCGAGGCCTGCTACCACAATCTGGAAAGGCTTCTCCAACTGTTGGCAAGGGCCCTGCACTGGCTAGGAAAAAGAGAGCTTGA
- the LOC115700884 gene encoding uncharacterized protein LOC115700884: MGVLVKLIDAIMFMFLTVIAIGAPLIDSQTIFPASLFPEVLINLKKWYAHEYGDYLFTEKPHFFVGLVWLQLLFQWPLSLLNMYAILASKSWFPTTSLIYGVSILTSTVAILSEMVRSGKASDKLLMMYWPFFGFAILATLRGLLPHSGKTPSTAAKKHALPRKKRV, from the exons ATGGGTGTTTTGGTGAAGCTGATTGATGCGATTATGTTCATGTTTTTAACAGTGATAGCTATAGGAGCTCCGTTAATCGATTCGCAGACGATTTTTCCGGCGAGTTTGTTCCCGGAAGTGTTAATCAACCTGAAGAAGTGGTATGCTCACGAGTACGGTGACTATCTTTTCACAGAGAAGCCCCATTTCTTTGTTGGTCTAGTTTGGCTCCAGCTCCTCTTTCAATGGCCGCTTTCTCTTCTCAATATGTACGCTATTTTGGCTTCCAAGTCTTGGTTCCCCACTACCTCCTTGATCTATGGCGTCTCCATCTTAACCTCCACG GTTGCTATATTATCAGAAATGGTAAGGTCTGGGAAAGCATCCGATAAGCTGCTAATGATGTACTGGCCTTTCTTTGGATTTGCAATATTGGCGACCCTGCGTGGTCTACTACCACATTCTGGCAAGACTCCATCAACTGCTGCAAAGAAACATGCATTGCCTAGGAAAAAGAGGGTTTGA
- the LOC115700883 gene encoding septum-promoting GTP-binding protein 1: MVQFCLRRRIQRRMMILRRCIRRLMDRLLMSCLRKTVRYRMLPQGIASSPSPIVVDGTDFESTQAVPAPAEVPVSTPVINRNYAMDSDLVSLKISLLGDSNIGKTSFLEKYMGEEKEEVVKHENENGLSSIDKILIVGDARISYSIWEVGGDTKYQDHMGIACKDSVAILFMFDLTSRCTLNSVIGWYQQARKWNQTAIPVLIGTKFDDFIQLPIDLQWTIASQARSYAKAFNATLFFSSATYNINVNKIFKFITAKIFDLPWTVERNLTIGEPIIDF, translated from the exons atgGTTCAGTTCTGCCTCAGGCGGAGAATTCAACGGCGTATGATGATTCTGCGGCGGTGCATTCGTCGACTCATGGATCGACTCCTCATGTCTTGCCTTAGAAAAACTGTCCGTTACAGAATGCTTCCTCAAGGCATCGCGTCCTCGCCTTCACCGATTGTTGTGGACGGTACTGATTTCGAATCCACTCAAGCTGTACCGGCGCCGGCGGAAGTACCTGTTTCGACGCCGGTGATCAATCGTAATTATGCAATGGATTCGGATTTAGTCTCCTTGAAGATCAGTCTCTTGGGAGATTCCAATATTGGGAAGACTAGCTTTTTG GAAAAATACATGGGTGAGGAGAAAGAAGAGGTAGTTAAACATGAAAATGAGAATGGGTTAAGCTCAATTGATAAGATATTAATCGTTGGAGATGCACGAATTTCCTATTCCATTTGGGAAGTGGGag GTGATACGAAATACCAGGATCATATGGGAATTGCCTGTAAAGATTCTGTAGCTATTCTGTTCATGTTCGATCTGACAAGTCGGTGTACCTTGAATAG TGTCATTGGATGGTATCAACAAGCAAGGAAATGGAACCAG ACGGCAATTCCAGTTTTGATTGGAACAAAGTTCGATGATTTCATCCAACTACCCATAGATTTGCAATGGACAATAGCAAGTCAG GCAAGATCATATGCGAAGGCATTCAATGCAACGCTGTTCTTTTCAAGTGCAACGTACAACATCAATGTAAACAAGATCTTCAAATTTATCACAGCCAAGATCTTTGACTTGCCATGGACTGTGGAGCGCAATCTCACAATTGGAGAACCAATCATTGATTTCTAG
- the LOC115700886 gene encoding uncharacterized protein LOC115700886, with amino-acid sequence MSETRPVPRRDSPWGTPEGEHRQPKAHRCNDRAEDVIQACFEGNPFKTVPGPFKLFWRCMRSKPGEEPTEPYTYLEFDPPKREVKLE; translated from the exons atgagcGAGACGAGGCCCGTACCGAGGAGAGATAGTCCATGGGGAACGCCGGAGGGAGAGCACCGTCAGCCCAAAGCCCATCGTTGCAATGATAGAGCTGAAGACGTCATCCAG GCTTGTTTTGAAGGAAATCCTTTCAAGACAGTTCCAGGACCTTTCAAGCTTTTCTGGCGGTGCATGCGTTCTAAACCTGG GGAGGAACCAACCGAGCCGTATACCTATTTGGAATTTGATCCTCCCAAAAGAGAGGTGAAACTCGAGTGA
- the LOC115699440 gene encoding glutamate receptor 3.5, producing the protein MKVFFLVNRPGPALICLKRIFLLLIFSLWASVQVMGATHNSTVPSSNQISVAGNSSVSSSSSNPMAGTGNTSVSSSSSRPSVVNIGALFTYNSVIGRSAKPAILAAIEDVNSDKSILHGTTLNVVFQDTNCSQFLGTIEALELIQHDVVAAIGPQSSGISHVMSHVINELHVPLLSFGSTDPSLSAQQYSYLVRTTQSDYFQMYAVADLVDYHQWREVIAIFVDDDYGRNGISVLGDALAKNRARISYKAAFSPGASISEIHDVLLGVNLMESRVYVVHVNPDSGLNIFSVAKSIGMMGAGYVWIATDWLPSHLDTLRLPDPNIMNLLQGVVAIRHYTPDTDLKKKFMSRWDKLKHDGISGFNSYALYAYDSVWLAARALDVFLNEGGKISFSKDPQLRDTNRSSLRLSSLHIFDGGSQYLKTILRTNFTGVSGRIQFDTDKNLVHPAYDILNIDGTGTRKVGYWTNHSGLSIAAPEIVYSKPPNVSTSNQHLYSIIWPGETAKTPRGWIFPNNGKPLRIAVPNRVGYKDIVAKDKNPPGVRGFCIDVFESAVVLLPYAVPRQYVLYGDGERNPEFSELVRLVAENKYDAAVGDITITTNRTRMVDFTQPYLESGLVVVAPVKEAKTSPWAFLKPFTLPMWIVTGGFFLFVGAVVWILEHRSNHEFRGPPRKQIMTIFWFSFSTMFFSHRENTVSTLGRLVLIIWLFVVLIINSSYTASLTSILTVQQLTSRIEGIDSLMSGTDPIGIQDGSFAWKYLTNELKIAESRLVNLRNEEEYGNALRLGPKVPGGVAAIVDELPYVEAFLSHTKCQYRTVGQEFTKSGWGFAFPRDSPLAVDLSTAILQLSENGDLQKIRKKWLQTEDCSMNPEDQEANRLSLTSFWGLFLISGVACFIALTTFALRICCQYRKFVPEADVGPEEVVPGTPRRTIRATSFKNLIDFVDKKEAEIKQILKRNRSEQNHASPSSEVNFHSAP; encoded by the exons ATGAAGGTCTTCTTCTTGGTCAACAGGCCTGGCCCTGCTCTTATATGCTTGAAAAGAATATTTCTTTTGCTGATTTTCAGTTTGTGGGCATCTGTACAAGTAATGGGTGCCACTCACAATTCTACTGTTCCTTCTTCAAATCAAATTTCTGTTGCTGGAAATAGTagtgtttcttcttcttcttcaaaccCAATGGCTGGTACTGGAAATACCagtgtttcttcttcttcttcaagaccGAGTGTTGTGAATATTGGAGCTTTGTTCACTTACAATTCGGTTATTGGGAGGTCTGCTAAACCAGCGATATTAGCAGCCATTGAGGATGTAAATTCTGATAAAAGCATCCTTCATGGAACAACATTGAATGTTGTTTTCCAAGATACCAATTGTAGTCAATTTCTTGGAACTATTGAAG CTTTGGAGCTCATTCAACATGATGTTGTAGCTGCAATTGGCCCACAGTCCTCTGGGATATCTCATGTCATGTCACATGTTATAAATGAGCTCCATGTACCTCTTCTGTCATTTGGATCGACAGACCCTTCTCTTTCTGCACAGCAGTATTCATATTTAGTTCGTACTACACAGAGTGACTACTTCCAGATGTATGCAGTAGCCGATTTGGTGGATTATCATCAATGGAGAGAAGTAATTGCCATATTTGTTGATGATGATTATGGCAGAAATGGGATTTCTGTTTTGGGTGATGCCTTGGCAAAGAATCGTGCTAGAATCTCTTACAAGGCTGCCTTTTCTCCTGGAGCCTCAATAAGTGAAATCCATGACGTTTTACTAGGTGTAAACCTCATGGAATCTCGGGTGTATGTTGTACATGTTAACCCTGACTCTGGCTTGAATATTTTCTCTGTTGCAAAATCTATAGGGATGATGGGCGCTGGTTATGTTTGGATTGCAACAGACTGGCTTCCTTCTCACCTGGATACATTACGACTACCTGATCCTAACATAATGAATCTTTTACAAGGGGTTGTTGCTATTCGCCATTACACACCAGATACTGATCTTAAGAAAAAGTTTATGTCTAGGTGGGACAAACTAAAACATGATGGTATTTCAGGTTTCAATTCTTATGCTCTTTATGCCTATGACTCAGTTTGGTTAGCAGCCCGTGCACTTGATGTATTTTTGAATGAGGGTGGTAAAATATCATTCTCTAAAGACCCACAATTACGAGATACAAACAGAAGCTCCCTGCGCTTATCATCACTCCACATTTTTGATGGAGGCTCACAATATCTAAAGACAATACTTAGGACGAACTTCACAGGTGTGAGTGGTAGGATTCAATTTGATACGGATAAAAACTTAGTTCATCCAGCATATGATATTCTAAACATTGATGGGACTGGTACTCGTAAGGTTGGTTATTGGACAAATCATTCTGGTCTGTCAATTGCTGCTCCAGAGATTGTATATTCAAAGCCTCCCAATGTTTCTACCAGCAATCAACATCTTTACAGCATTATATGGCCAGGAGAAACAGCTAAGACGCCTCGAGGATGGATATTTCCCAACAATGGCAAGCCACTGCGAATTGCAGTGCCTAATCGAGTTGGTTACAAAGATATCGTGGCTAAAGATAAAAACCCTCCAGGGGTAAGAGGATTTTGCATCGATGTCTTTGAATCCGCTGTAGTGCTATTGCCTTATGCTGTGCCACGACAATATGTGCTATATGGAGATGGAGAGAGAAATCCCGAATTCTCTGAACTTGTACGTTTGGTTGCAGAAAAT AAATATGATGCTGCTGTTGGGGATATTACAATTACTACAAATAGAACAAGGATGGTTGATTTTACGCAGCCTTACTTGGAATCAGGACTTGTTGTAGTTGCTCCTGTCAAAGAGGCAAAGACAAGTCCATGGGCTTTCCTCAAGCCATTTACTTTGCCAATGTGGATTGTGACTGGTGGCTTCTTCCTTTTTGTGGGTGCTGTTGTCTGGATTCTTGAGCATAGGTCTAATCACGAGTTTCGTGGTCCACCGAGAAAGCAAATCATGACTATTTTTTG GTTTAGTTTCTCAACGATGTTTTTCTCACACA GAGAGAACACTGTTAGTACGCTGGGACGTTTGGTACTCATCATATGGCTTTTTGTGGTGTTGATTATCAACTCAAGTTACACAGCTAGTTTGACATCAATCCTCACAGTGCAACAGCTGACATCAAGAATTGAAGGCATAGACTCGTTGATGTCGGGCACTGATCCTATTGGCATTCAGGACGGATCATTTGCTTGGAAGTATCTCACTAATGAGCTCAAAATTGCAGAATCAAGGCTTGTCAATTTGAGAAACGAGGAAGAGTACGGTAATGCTCTTCGGCTTGGGCCAAAAGTTCCTGGTGGAGTAGCTGCCATTGTGGACGAGCTTCCATATGTGGAGGCCTTCTTGTCCCATACCAAATGTCAATACAGAACTGTAGGGCAGGAGTTCACAAAAAGTGGATGGGGATTT GCATTTCCAAGGGACTCTCCTCTTGCAGTGGACCTATCTACTGCCATTCTTCAACTCTCCGAGAATGGTGATCTCCAGAAAATTCGTAAGAAATGGCTGCAAACAGAGGACTGCAGCATGAACCCTGAAGACCAAGAAGCAAACCGACTGTCTCTCACTAGTTTCTGGGGCTTGTTTCTTATCTCTGGTGTGGCCTGCTTCATTGCTCTTACTACATTTGCCTTGAGAATATGTTGTCAGTACCGAAAATTTGTCCCTGAGGCTGATGTAGGCCCGGAAGAGGTTGTGCCTGGAACACCAAGACGGACAATTCGAGCAACTAGTTTCAAGAACTTGATTGATTTTGTAGATAAAAAAGAAGCAGAGATTAAACAGATTCTCAAGCGAAACCGCAGCGAGCAAAATCATGCTAGTCCAAGCTCTGAAGTGAACTTCCATTCTGCTCCTTAA